One stretch of Amycolatopsis sp. 195334CR DNA includes these proteins:
- a CDS encoding sensor histidine kinase, translated as MRLLNPVVNRSTYRRWAYLILGGALIVPYLIFASIAIPSVAPFAADIGTASAVGGLAAILAMVASSFIPAVRVLEGTAVRELLDDPAPGVTFGRAENWPVRLRSSAMFVAHVLAGGILSFLSLALPVFFVLSLSGPFTGRIAIATEEGIPVPRGWAGAWVPVLFLALVIGLVYAIWAVGGLLARAAAILLGISAADRIAQLEKRTEQLAERNRLARELHDSVGHALSVVTIQAGAARRTLRRDPDFTERALEAIEDSARSALEDLDHVLGLLREEKSGKAPQAGLTELPGLLAATRLAGVPVEAEISGEVTEVPAVVSREAYRILQECLTNALRHAGKVPVALRVAIGGDRLELLVRNPAGAPVASRRTGGRGVRGMAERVEVLRGEFSAGRNGEHWEVVVRLPWGAGK; from the coding sequence GTGCGCCTGCTGAACCCGGTGGTGAACCGGTCGACGTACCGCCGCTGGGCCTACCTGATCCTCGGCGGCGCCCTGATCGTGCCCTACCTGATCTTCGCCTCGATCGCGATCCCGTCGGTGGCGCCGTTCGCCGCTGACATCGGGACCGCCTCGGCGGTGGGCGGGCTGGCCGCGATCCTGGCCATGGTGGCCAGCTCGTTCATCCCCGCCGTGCGGGTGCTGGAGGGCACGGCCGTCCGCGAACTGCTGGACGACCCGGCGCCGGGCGTCACCTTCGGCCGCGCGGAGAACTGGCCGGTGCGCCTGCGGTCGAGCGCCATGTTCGTGGCGCACGTGCTGGCCGGCGGCATCCTGAGCTTCCTGAGCCTGGCGCTGCCGGTGTTCTTCGTCCTGTCGCTCTCGGGACCGTTCACCGGGCGGATCGCGATCGCCACCGAGGAGGGCATCCCGGTGCCGCGCGGCTGGGCCGGCGCCTGGGTACCGGTGCTGTTCCTGGCGCTGGTGATCGGGCTGGTCTACGCGATCTGGGCGGTGGGCGGCCTGCTCGCCCGCGCCGCGGCGATCCTGCTCGGCATCTCCGCCGCCGACCGGATCGCCCAGCTGGAGAAGCGCACCGAACAGCTCGCCGAGCGCAACCGGCTGGCCAGGGAACTGCACGATTCGGTGGGGCACGCGCTGAGCGTGGTGACCATCCAGGCCGGGGCCGCCCGGCGCACGCTGCGGCGGGACCCGGACTTCACCGAGCGCGCGCTGGAGGCCATCGAGGATTCCGCGCGGTCGGCGCTGGAGGACCTGGACCACGTGCTGGGCCTGCTGCGCGAGGAGAAGTCCGGCAAGGCACCGCAGGCGGGCCTGACCGAACTGCCCGGCCTGCTGGCGGCGACCCGGCTGGCCGGGGTGCCGGTGGAGGCCGAGATCAGCGGCGAGGTGACCGAGGTGCCCGCGGTGGTCTCCCGCGAGGCGTACCGGATCCTGCAGGAATGCCTGACCAACGCGCTGCGGCACGCGGGTAAGGTCCCGGTCGCGCTGCGCGTGGCGATCGGCGGGGACCGGCTGGAGCTGCTGGTGCGCAATCCCGCCGGGGCGCCGGTGGCGTCCCGGCGCACCGGCGGGCGCGGGGTCCGCGG
- a CDS encoding AarF/ABC1/UbiB kinase family protein, which yields MSSLLFGVLSLPFYVVFLWPLVAASRRVLGVRIGAVRALTGALLGWTVVTGVFSLLPPVDPASPAAFVGLLVPIAGAAFVTTLIFLFVAELALPSGGGLGLLGRWRAARAKGARGRRYSQITRIAVKHGLGPYLTGRRDPDGSREAALARSLRMALEDAGVTFVKLGQLMSTRPDLLSQPFIDELSRLQDSVAHAPAELIEQVLRDELGAPPTEVFAEFDPEPIAAASIAQVYRAKLHSGERVVVKVQRPDVRRVVERDLDIVHRVAASLEQRTKWARSLGVAELAEGFASALVEELDFRVEARNLASVTAARPDDAVALPTVHEGLSTERVLVMSRLDGVPLGSAAVSAERRPALARSLLDCLLHQVMLHGVFHADPHPGNVLVLGDGRLGLLDFGSVGRLDAGLRGGLQNLLAAVDRGDPAALRDGLLEIVDRPDDIDERRLERALGALVAKHFSHRQAADLDLFTDLFKVITGFRLSVPPPIAAVFRALATMEGTLGLLSPGFDVMTESRAFAMAKVGEKLRPDSLRQAATDELMSLLPVVRRLPRRLDRIGTALEQGRLSVGVRLLADERDRDVITGWLHEILLAATGAATGLMAVLLLGSSAGPRVLPDVTLNQMFGYNLLVVSLLVGLRLLFVVFRGQRRRLR from the coding sequence GTGTCCTCTTTGCTCTTCGGTGTGCTCAGCCTGCCGTTCTACGTCGTGTTCCTCTGGCCGTTGGTGGCCGCGTCGCGCCGGGTGCTCGGCGTGCGCATCGGCGCGGTCCGCGCGCTCACCGGCGCCCTGCTCGGCTGGACCGTCGTCACCGGCGTGTTCAGCCTCCTGCCCCCGGTCGACCCGGCCAGCCCGGCCGCCTTCGTCGGCCTGCTCGTGCCGATCGCCGGCGCCGCGTTCGTCACCACGCTGATCTTCCTGTTCGTCGCGGAACTCGCCCTGCCCAGCGGCGGCGGGCTCGGCCTGCTCGGCCGGTGGCGCGCCGCCCGCGCCAAGGGCGCGCGAGGCCGCCGGTACTCGCAGATCACCCGCATCGCGGTGAAGCACGGCCTCGGCCCGTACCTGACCGGGCGCCGCGACCCGGACGGCAGCCGCGAGGCCGCGCTGGCCCGGTCCCTGCGGATGGCGCTGGAGGACGCCGGGGTCACCTTCGTCAAGCTCGGGCAGCTCATGTCCACCCGGCCCGATCTGCTGTCCCAGCCCTTCATCGACGAGCTGAGCCGCCTGCAGGACAGCGTGGCGCACGCTCCGGCCGAGCTGATCGAGCAGGTCCTGCGCGACGAGCTGGGCGCCCCGCCCACCGAGGTGTTCGCCGAGTTCGACCCCGAGCCGATCGCCGCCGCGTCGATCGCGCAGGTCTACCGCGCGAAGCTGCACTCCGGCGAGCGCGTGGTGGTCAAGGTGCAGCGCCCCGACGTCCGCCGCGTGGTCGAGCGCGACCTCGACATCGTGCACCGGGTCGCCGCCTCGCTGGAGCAGCGCACGAAGTGGGCGCGCTCCCTGGGCGTCGCCGAACTCGCCGAAGGGTTCGCCTCGGCACTCGTCGAGGAGCTCGATTTCCGCGTGGAGGCAAGGAATCTGGCCTCGGTGACGGCCGCCCGGCCGGATGACGCCGTCGCGTTGCCGACCGTCCACGAAGGACTGTCCACCGAGCGCGTGCTGGTGATGAGCAGGCTCGACGGCGTCCCGCTCGGCTCGGCCGCGGTGTCCGCCGAGCGACGGCCCGCGCTGGCGCGTTCGCTGCTGGACTGCCTGCTGCACCAGGTGATGCTGCACGGGGTGTTCCACGCGGACCCGCACCCCGGCAACGTGCTGGTGCTCGGTGACGGGCGGCTCGGCCTGCTCGACTTCGGCTCGGTCGGACGACTCGACGCCGGACTGCGCGGCGGCCTGCAGAACCTGCTCGCGGCGGTCGACCGCGGCGACCCGGCCGCGCTGCGCGACGGCCTGCTGGAGATCGTCGACCGCCCGGACGACATCGACGAGCGGCGCCTCGAACGCGCGCTGGGTGCGTTGGTGGCCAAGCACTTCAGCCACCGGCAGGCCGCCGACCTCGACCTGTTCACCGACCTGTTCAAGGTGATCACCGGCTTCCGGCTGTCGGTGCCGCCGCCGATCGCCGCGGTGTTCCGCGCGCTGGCCACCATGGAGGGCACGCTGGGCCTGCTCTCGCCGGGGTTCGACGTGATGACCGAGTCCCGCGCGTTCGCCATGGCCAAGGTGGGCGAGAAGCTGCGCCCCGATTCACTGCGGCAGGCCGCCACCGACGAGCTGATGTCGCTGCTGCCGGTGGTGCGGCGGCTGCCGCGGCGGCTGGACCGGATCGGCACCGCGCTGGAGCAGGGCAGGCTGTCGGTCGGCGTGCGGTTGCTCGCCGACGAGCGCGATCGCGACGTGATCACCGGCTGGCTGCACGAAATCCTGCTCGCCGCGACCGGCGCCGCCACCGGGCTGATGGCGGTGCTGCTCCTCGGCAGTTCGGCCGGGCCGCGAGTGCTGCCCGACGTCACGCTCAACCAGATGTTCGGCTACAACCTGCTGGTGGTGAGCCTGCTGGTCGGCCTGCGGCTGCTGTTCGTGGTGTTCCGCGGGCAGCGGCGGCGGCTCAGGTGA